From Oligoflexus sp., the proteins below share one genomic window:
- a CDS encoding PilZ domain-containing protein: protein MPRERLIELPDLDRLADKRSDVRYGLNGLVPAVIQSLDGRDLDVVMLDVSRGGLGILAHGFTQRVGDTVNFCIDGQAPLVMVVRWMRRSRLGEQEGLGLTRVGLALLMPGDNLVERLRVFDCVDQ from the coding sequence ATGCCGCGTGAACGACTGATTGAGCTTCCTGATCTGGATCGACTCGCGGACAAGCGCAGCGACGTGCGTTACGGTCTGAACGGGCTTGTGCCGGCTGTCATTCAAAGCCTCGACGGACGCGACCTGGATGTCGTGATGCTGGATGTGTCGCGCGGTGGGCTTGGAATTCTGGCCCACGGCTTTACGCAGCGGGTCGGTGATACGGTGAACTTCTGCATCGACGGTCAGGCCCCTTTGGTCATGGTCGTGCGTTGGATGAGGCGCTCGCGCCTCGGTGAACAGGAGGGGCTGGGTTTGACGCGCGTGGGCCTCGCGCTCCTTATGCCGGGTGATAACCTCGTGGAGCGTCTTCGCGTTTTTGATTGTGTCGATCAATGA
- a CDS encoding tetratricopeptide repeat protein → MLDLAGIKQGTAAVAVVAENEIKRRQIMDAFGLLQTRNVQWFRSFFDMTVALDKREVQWVYASFRDEEGETLLAYLQHLQGAGYTDSICFSVMIRDADQQHLPHLFDCGLMSWHENTDNPEDIAQGLFRLHKKIEPDINPCMIAFSYLKAYYKSQSRWTDILRLTDNLLRLYPFDDMLRLNQVEAYAKLGETEKAKTLLLSIEYYDPATAEQVMQLRSILLKEDEGSMRALAYQYQMTSVLIVDPIDETAQVLQQKLRELGFQIVEHCSSGARAAEIISKRSFDFYVLEWQTPGLSGPFLLQRIREKGQHEAPIIVLTEILDRTDSQLVREMGVAQVLRRPLSIQQFMMAAAWSMSQSRMPTEASSFERKIQVHLNRGEAERARQVLRGFQAISTRDPIKEKYLKACILYHEQRYFEAKVLLIEATHESAGDNVHVAALLAKCLIKLGDFQAALSLLKRCTQLSPKHIERLCNLAEVALQIKNVHTAEDALQKAEGLDHESPLVKKARAKVAVAGGQTQRALDLMKNMNNAQDVIAYLNNMAVAFVKTGDIPEGMRLYKNCGKIIPEDRPDLKAIVDYNLGLACVKNEDPNLGSVHIKAALDRGPSVVYARAESLHKRILDARRLNISVKLNVASSDSRSETSELSIEEVNLFQDREAERRKAYFLRGLVLAERPGLPKVS, encoded by the coding sequence GTGCTTGATCTTGCGGGTATCAAACAGGGCACGGCCGCAGTCGCGGTGGTGGCGGAAAATGAAATCAAAAGGCGCCAGATCATGGACGCTTTTGGACTTCTGCAGACTCGCAACGTCCAGTGGTTCCGCAGCTTCTTTGATATGACCGTGGCCCTTGATAAAAGGGAGGTGCAGTGGGTCTATGCCTCCTTCCGCGATGAAGAGGGCGAAACGCTCCTGGCTTATCTGCAGCACCTGCAGGGGGCTGGTTATACGGATTCAATTTGTTTCAGCGTGATGATCCGTGACGCCGACCAGCAGCATCTGCCGCATCTTTTTGATTGCGGCCTTATGAGCTGGCATGAGAATACGGATAATCCGGAAGACATAGCCCAGGGACTCTTCAGGCTGCATAAGAAGATCGAGCCCGACATCAATCCCTGCATGATCGCGTTCTCTTATTTAAAAGCCTATTATAAGAGCCAATCACGCTGGACGGATATCCTTCGGCTCACCGATAATCTTCTCCGCCTTTATCCTTTTGATGACATGCTGCGCCTGAATCAGGTGGAAGCCTATGCCAAGCTCGGTGAGACGGAAAAAGCCAAGACTCTTCTTTTGTCGATCGAATACTATGACCCGGCCACGGCCGAGCAGGTGATGCAGCTGCGCAGCATCCTTTTGAAAGAGGATGAAGGCAGCATGCGGGCCTTGGCTTATCAGTATCAGATGACCTCGGTCCTGATCGTCGATCCCATTGATGAAACGGCCCAGGTCCTGCAGCAGAAACTCCGCGAACTCGGCTTTCAGATCGTCGAGCACTGCAGCAGCGGGGCGCGAGCGGCTGAAATCATCAGCAAACGATCCTTTGATTTTTATGTCCTCGAATGGCAGACGCCTGGTCTGTCCGGTCCCTTCCTTCTTCAAAGAATAAGGGAGAAAGGGCAGCACGAGGCGCCGATCATCGTTCTGACGGAAATCCTCGATCGTACCGACAGCCAGCTCGTTCGTGAGATGGGCGTCGCTCAGGTCCTGCGCCGACCCCTTAGTATCCAGCAGTTCATGATGGCCGCGGCCTGGTCGATGTCGCAGTCGCGGATGCCGACCGAAGCCAGCAGCTTCGAGCGGAAGATCCAGGTGCATCTGAATCGCGGCGAGGCCGAGCGCGCGCGTCAGGTTCTGCGGGGCTTTCAGGCGATCTCCACCCGCGATCCCATCAAGGAAAAATATCTGAAGGCCTGCATTCTTTATCATGAGCAGCGCTATTTCGAAGCCAAGGTGCTTTTGATCGAAGCCACGCACGAATCGGCGGGAGATAACGTGCATGTGGCCGCTTTGCTGGCGAAATGCCTGATCAAGCTCGGGGATTTTCAGGCCGCGTTGTCCCTTTTGAAGCGCTGCACCCAGCTGAGTCCCAAGCATATCGAGCGGCTTTGCAATCTTGCTGAAGTCGCCCTGCAGATCAAGAATGTGCATACGGCCGAGGATGCTCTGCAAAAAGCCGAGGGCCTGGATCATGAATCCCCGCTTGTGAAAAAAGCCAGGGCCAAGGTCGCTGTTGCGGGTGGACAGACCCAGCGGGCGCTCGATCTGATGAAGAACATGAACAACGCCCAGGACGTGATCGCCTATCTGAACAACATGGCCGTGGCCTTTGTGAAGACGGGCGATATCCCCGAGGGCATGCGGCTCTATAAGAACTGCGGCAAGATCATTCCCGAGGACAGACCCGATCTGAAGGCCATCGTGGATTACAACCTGGGCCTTGCCTGCGTGAAAAACGAAGATCCCAACCTTGGTTCCGTCCACATCAAGGCCGCGCTCGATCGTGGTCCCAGCGTGGTCTATGCCCGGGCTGAATCCCTTCATAAGCGCATCCTCGACGCCCGTCGCTTGAATATTAGCGTCAAGCTCAATGTCGCGAGTTCGGATAGTCGGAGCGAAACATCAGAACTTTCCATCGAAGAGGTCAACCTCTTTCAGGACCGCGAAGCCGAGCGGCGCAAGGCTTATTTCCTGCGGGGTCTGGTCCTGGCCGAGCGGCCCGGTCTGCCCAAGGTTTCCTGA
- a CDS encoding OmpA family protein, translated as MKTTLTTCAMVLAVLSPAAFAAQKNCQITFEFNSAKVDSKALDVCVDVLQLKAGDKVQIDAYASEEGTKAYNLKLSQKRAAAVTSALQKRVKQLDVKAQGLGERDMESRVAILIMDAADTAVASEEIPGTKVAALGTSDAVATKTASASTTQGRWRAALRSGFDTTRIEQREEYFAPGLDVAYLPNVHPNLRLEVGALASLYAEGNRNRLGSYHFAPTVGYQNSGYVAGVRGLAGVVHSYETDKDFTDTGAELRLGVERDQWSLFLGAGRSSTLDRVGMDFGVRF; from the coding sequence ATGAAAACGACATTGACCACCTGTGCCATGGTGCTGGCTGTTTTGAGCCCAGCGGCTTTTGCTGCACAAAAGAATTGCCAGATCACTTTCGAATTCAATAGCGCGAAAGTGGATAGCAAGGCTCTGGACGTCTGCGTTGACGTTTTGCAGCTGAAGGCCGGTGACAAGGTTCAGATTGATGCCTACGCTTCCGAAGAAGGCACCAAAGCGTATAACCTGAAATTGTCCCAGAAACGTGCCGCGGCCGTCACAAGCGCTTTGCAAAAGCGCGTGAAGCAGCTGGACGTGAAAGCCCAAGGCCTGGGTGAGCGCGATATGGAAAGCCGCGTGGCGATTCTGATCATGGATGCTGCGGATACCGCCGTCGCTTCCGAAGAAATTCCCGGCACCAAGGTCGCCGCTCTCGGAACAAGCGATGCCGTTGCCACCAAAACTGCTTCCGCCTCGACGACCCAAGGTCGCTGGCGTGCCGCCCTTCGTAGCGGTTTCGATACCACCCGTATCGAACAGCGCGAAGAATATTTCGCTCCCGGACTCGACGTCGCTTATCTGCCGAACGTTCATCCGAACCTTCGCCTTGAAGTCGGCGCTCTGGCCAGCCTTTATGCGGAAGGCAACCGCAACCGTCTCGGTTCGTATCACTTCGCACCCACCGTCGGTTACCAGAACTCCGGTTACGTCGCCGGCGTTCGCGGTCTGGCCGGTGTGGTTCACAGCTACGAAACAGACAAGGACTTCACCGATACCGGTGCGGAACTCCGTCTGGGTGTGGAACGTGATCAGTGGTCGCTCTTCCTCGGCGCAGGTCGCAGCAGCACGCTGGACCGCGTAGGCATGGACTTCGGCGTCCGCTTCTAA
- a CDS encoding alanine racemase produces MATATANPPSYEAYSAAIQGRALPLAYIDMDLLDANAEALCQRAGPYPLRLATKSLRCVYILRYLLKRYPGFKGLMAYSAAEAALLAESGFNDILIAYPTMESRDIKACLPSIQTGKRILFMVDHPDQLKLLQKHAESGMTTISVCIDLDLSTHFPLLHFGVFRSPIRHPKDVQPLINTLRQCHLLQLEGLMGYEGQIAGLPDHLPRSRIYNLFVRFLKKISVKECFARRVATVEYLRKAGYRLSLVNGGGTGSVSVTRHDPSVTEITVGSGLYSPTLFDHFKDFKYAPAAGFALPIVRQARSHVYACSGGGYIASGPIHVDKQPQIFLPRGLTLFKMLGAGEVQTSFRSPEERKLGEPIFFRHAKAGELMERFQEVHLLRGGKVEQVVKTYRGEGWCFF; encoded by the coding sequence ATGGCCACTGCAACAGCCAATCCGCCCAGCTATGAGGCCTATTCGGCCGCCATCCAGGGCCGCGCCCTGCCACTGGCCTATATAGATATGGATCTTCTGGACGCCAATGCCGAGGCGCTCTGTCAAAGAGCGGGCCCCTACCCGCTGCGCCTTGCCACCAAGTCTCTGCGCTGTGTTTACATTCTGCGTTATCTCTTAAAACGCTATCCGGGATTCAAGGGACTGATGGCCTATTCCGCGGCGGAAGCGGCTCTGCTGGCTGAATCCGGCTTCAATGATATTCTGATCGCCTATCCGACGATGGAGTCACGCGACATCAAAGCCTGCCTGCCCTCGATACAAACGGGCAAGCGTATTCTTTTTATGGTGGATCATCCGGACCAGCTGAAGCTTCTGCAAAAGCATGCAGAATCCGGAATGACGACCATCTCCGTCTGCATCGACCTGGATCTTTCGACTCATTTCCCGCTTCTGCATTTTGGGGTTTTTCGCTCGCCTATTCGTCATCCCAAGGATGTGCAGCCGCTCATTAATACCCTGCGCCAGTGCCATCTGCTTCAGCTCGAAGGCCTGATGGGCTATGAAGGCCAGATTGCGGGCCTGCCCGATCATCTGCCGCGCTCCCGGATCTACAATCTCTTCGTGCGCTTTTTGAAGAAAATTTCCGTAAAGGAATGCTTCGCGCGACGCGTGGCGACGGTGGAATACCTGCGGAAGGCCGGGTATAGGCTGAGTCTCGTCAACGGCGGCGGCACCGGCAGCGTGAGCGTGACCCGCCACGATCCCAGCGTCACGGAAATAACAGTAGGCTCGGGGCTCTATTCCCCCACGCTCTTTGATCACTTCAAAGATTTTAAATATGCACCGGCGGCGGGTTTTGCCCTGCCCATCGTGCGTCAGGCCCGGTCTCATGTCTATGCCTGCAGCGGCGGGGGTTACATTGCGTCCGGTCCGATTCATGTCGATAAGCAGCCGCAGATTTTTCTGCCGCGTGGTTTGACTCTTTTCAAAATGCTCGGCGCCGGTGAGGTGCAGACATCGTTCCGTTCACCTGAGGAGAGAAAACTCGGGGAGCCGATTTTCTTCCGTCATGCCAAGGCCGGGGAATTGATGGAGCGTTTTCAGGAAGTGCATCTTCTGCGAGGAGGCAAGGTCGAGCAGGTGGTGAAGACCTATCGCGGGGAAGGCTGGTGCTTCTTTTAA
- a CDS encoding D-arabinono-1,4-lactone oxidase yields the protein MAADVVFRNWSRLIQARPRETLRPQNLAELQSVVQKSHKVRVRGTGHSFNACVATPDTLLHSDALNRVLHLDPVKKQVKVEAGIKLKDLNLVLWQNGLAFPSLGDIAEQAMGGLVATGTHGTGLKWGSFCDGRSLIGMELVLADGSLLELRADREDDRLMLEAARLSLGTLGVIYSLSFQLEDAHHLEFSSRIVSQKEALDPALYKTHDHFEYFTFPFHDQVLMLTRDHCSKTCDRGRLGAWINDVVMENFVLASVLRLTSFWPSKIGSVMRLMTQLASEEHYVGRCYEVMASMRNVRFFEMEYAFPLERIEEALTIYHDVNRFHAQKTKGEAYYASFPGEVRFLGGDVGTMLSPTLGQPTSYLAVQVFPSFGSGYEGYFRTMEDEFRKIKGRPHWGKLFYKNPMDAYPRFHEWNKIRQSLDPGGKFLNPFADALVHGRDF from the coding sequence GTGGCAGCAGACGTGGTATTTCGCAACTGGTCTCGTTTGATTCAAGCCCGGCCCCGGGAGACACTGCGCCCCCAAAACCTCGCCGAGCTGCAAAGCGTCGTCCAAAAAAGTCACAAGGTCCGGGTCCGGGGTACGGGGCATAGCTTCAATGCCTGTGTGGCCACGCCTGATACCCTGCTCCATTCCGATGCCCTGAATCGCGTGCTGCATCTGGATCCTGTAAAAAAGCAGGTGAAGGTCGAGGCGGGTATCAAGCTCAAGGATCTGAATCTGGTTCTATGGCAGAACGGACTCGCTTTCCCCAGTCTGGGTGATATTGCGGAACAGGCCATGGGCGGATTGGTTGCGACCGGGACGCATGGGACGGGCCTGAAGTGGGGATCGTTCTGTGACGGGCGCTCTCTGATCGGAATGGAGCTTGTGCTCGCCGATGGCAGTCTTTTGGAACTGCGGGCGGATCGCGAGGACGACCGGCTGATGCTGGAAGCCGCGCGACTGTCGCTTGGGACTTTGGGCGTGATTTATTCCCTCAGCTTTCAGCTCGAAGATGCGCATCACCTGGAATTCAGCAGCCGTATCGTCTCGCAGAAAGAGGCTTTGGATCCTGCCCTTTATAAAACCCACGATCATTTCGAATATTTCACGTTTCCTTTTCATGATCAGGTTCTGATGCTGACGCGCGACCATTGCAGCAAGACCTGTGATCGCGGACGCCTGGGCGCCTGGATCAATGATGTCGTCATGGAAAATTTCGTGCTCGCGTCTGTTTTACGTCTCACTTCATTCTGGCCTTCAAAAATAGGCTCTGTGATGCGTCTGATGACTCAGCTGGCGAGCGAAGAGCACTATGTCGGCCGTTGTTATGAAGTGATGGCCTCCATGCGCAACGTTCGCTTCTTTGAAATGGAATATGCCTTTCCCTTGGAGCGGATTGAAGAGGCGCTCACCATCTATCATGATGTGAATCGCTTTCACGCGCAAAAGACCAAGGGCGAAGCCTATTATGCGAGCTTCCCCGGCGAAGTCCGCTTTCTGGGCGGTGACGTGGGAACCATGCTGTCACCGACGCTCGGCCAGCCGACGTCCTATCTTGCGGTCCAGGTCTTTCCATCCTTTGGCTCCGGCTATGAAGGCTATTTCCGAACCATGGAAGATGAGTTTCGCAAGATCAAGGGACGGCCGCATTGGGGTAAACTCTTTTACAAAAATCCGATGGATGCGTATCCACGTTTTCACGAATGGAATAAAATACGCCAGAGCCTGGATCCCGGGGGGAAATTCCTGAATCCATTTGCGGATGCTCTGGTGCACGGTCGGGATTTTTAA
- a CDS encoding SDR family NAD(P)-dependent oxidoreductase translates to MVESPNDPVVAIFGASSGMAFSVARIYAQKHARLFLIARDKQKLNDIERDLKARGASEVQSLVADLGSAFGARAATELLRQRTTHVDVVIIASGILGDTEQLLSDPKACEDLFNVNVQAPIAISNSILPLLLQQKSGVLAIFSSVAGDRGRASNFVYGASKAALTAYASGLRARLSESGVQVLTIKPGIVATAMTAHLPRGPLTANPEAVAKRIVQAIEKRKDTLYAPGFWRWVMAVITHLPEFIFKRLRF, encoded by the coding sequence GTGGTTGAGTCCCCCAATGATCCTGTCGTGGCCATCTTCGGCGCGAGTTCCGGCATGGCCTTCTCTGTGGCGCGGATTTATGCGCAAAAGCATGCCCGCCTTTTTCTGATTGCCCGTGACAAGCAAAAACTGAACGATATCGAACGCGACCTCAAAGCACGCGGCGCCAGTGAAGTCCAGTCACTGGTGGCGGATCTCGGCAGCGCATTCGGAGCCCGCGCCGCCACAGAACTTTTACGGCAGCGCACCACGCATGTCGATGTCGTGATCATTGCCTCCGGCATCCTTGGGGATACCGAGCAGCTCCTCAGTGATCCGAAGGCCTGCGAAGACCTCTTCAATGTGAACGTGCAGGCACCTATAGCGATCAGCAACAGCATCCTGCCCCTCCTTTTGCAGCAAAAAAGCGGTGTGCTCGCCATCTTCTCCAGCGTCGCCGGTGATCGCGGCCGGGCCAGCAATTTTGTTTATGGCGCGAGCAAAGCGGCCCTGACAGCCTATGCCTCGGGCCTTCGCGCAAGACTCTCGGAAAGCGGCGTGCAAGTCCTGACCATCAAGCCCGGAATCGTGGCCACGGCGATGACGGCACATCTGCCGCGCGGGCCACTGACTGCCAATCCCGAGGCCGTGGCCAAACGCATTGTGCAGGCCATCGAGAAGCGGAAGGATACTCTCTATGCTCCAGGCTTTTGGCGCTGGGTCATGGCCGTGATCACACACCTGCCGGAATTTATTTTCAAGCGCCTGCGTTTTTAA
- a CDS encoding FAD-binding oxidoreductase: protein MKPTQSWGGMKGRESRQEPVYWKQDLHAALLRDTQFLCYGQGRSYGDSCLPSGGTALLMSPLNKLQNFDAQTGLIKAEAGLSFEALLDFIVPHGWFVPVTPGTKYVTLGGAIANDIHGKNHHKRGTIGCHVQELEVLRSNGETITCSPTREAEFFAATVGGLGLTGVITVCTLQLIPIASAFMDAETIKTTGLDDFFTLEDESARDWEYSMSWIDCMAHGKKRGRGIFFRGNHAKNGDPAAEFTEQAKWKVAVPFQAPSWILNRWSIRAFNELYYQQQQTRVKKGRMPLDPFFYPLDKILHWNRMYGQHGLLQYQFVLDSKRQQELTEIFDIIAQSGMGSFLAVLKKFGDIRSPGMLSFPRDGYTLTLDFQNQGPRSEALFKKLDAIVLRAGGRLYPAKDAMMSPELFQSGYPLWREFSRFVDPKFTSQFWQRVSRG from the coding sequence GTGAAACCAACGCAGTCTTGGGGTGGGATGAAGGGTCGCGAGTCCCGCCAGGAACCCGTCTATTGGAAGCAGGATCTTCACGCGGCTCTTTTGCGCGATACGCAATTCCTCTGCTATGGGCAGGGTCGCAGTTACGGTGACAGCTGTTTGCCGAGTGGTGGTACGGCGCTTCTTATGAGTCCCCTCAATAAACTCCAAAACTTTGACGCCCAAACCGGACTGATCAAAGCCGAAGCCGGCCTCAGCTTCGAAGCCCTGCTGGATTTCATCGTCCCCCACGGCTGGTTCGTCCCGGTCACCCCAGGCACGAAGTATGTGACCCTGGGTGGCGCGATTGCCAATGACATTCACGGCAAAAATCATCACAAGCGTGGCACCATAGGCTGTCACGTCCAGGAGCTGGAAGTTCTGCGATCGAACGGGGAAACGATCACCTGCAGCCCCACGCGCGAAGCGGAGTTCTTCGCCGCCACCGTCGGTGGGCTGGGTTTGACCGGCGTGATCACCGTCTGCACCCTTCAGCTCATTCCGATCGCCTCAGCCTTTATGGACGCGGAAACGATTAAAACCACCGGGCTTGACGATTTCTTTACCCTGGAAGACGAATCCGCACGCGACTGGGAATATTCGATGTCCTGGATCGATTGCATGGCGCATGGAAAAAAACGAGGGCGCGGGATCTTCTTCCGCGGCAATCACGCGAAAAACGGTGACCCCGCCGCGGAATTCACGGAACAAGCCAAATGGAAAGTCGCCGTGCCCTTCCAGGCGCCGTCCTGGATTTTGAACCGCTGGTCCATCCGCGCGTTCAATGAGCTTTATTATCAGCAGCAGCAAACAAGGGTAAAAAAGGGCCGCATGCCGCTCGATCCCTTCTTTTATCCGCTCGATAAGATCCTGCATTGGAACCGGATGTATGGACAGCACGGCCTTCTGCAATACCAGTTCGTGCTCGATTCCAAACGGCAGCAGGAACTCACTGAAATCTTCGACATCATCGCCCAGTCGGGCATGGGATCCTTCCTTGCCGTTTTAAAAAAATTCGGCGATATCCGCTCCCCCGGCATGCTTTCCTTCCCGCGGGATGGTTATACGCTCACCCTCGATTTTCAGAATCAAGGGCCACGGTCGGAAGCTCTTTTCAAAAAACTCGATGCGATCGTCCTAAGGGCCGGCGGACGACTTTATCCCGCCAAGGACGCGATGATGAGTCCCGAACTCTTTCAAAGTGGATATCCGCTGTGGCGTGAGTTCAGTCGCTTTGTGGATCCCAAATTCACTTCCCAATTTTGGCAAAGGGTGAGCCGTGGTTGA
- a CDS encoding M14 family metallopeptidase — MRAIFILYIQIMVLASGFTQTAYGLQFQRYHAQEEIAQYLRSRAQNYPDVARFVVLGQSLQGREIAYVAISKNWSPDVPAIYFNGTHHGNEKASTEAVLGLIDFLIHQRDRTDVDRLLRKYRIVLQPLVNPDGHAANLRTDSQGVDPNRDYATPTRPESEAFRLVETRLVRRLLSNERVVASAAFHSGLEAVLWPWCHTPSTSRHDPIFKSLGQSVARTMGMPKYTQSFHDYQTDGEFIDFAYMKFGVYALTLEVAHEATPDAEQLPAIVQRAVNGSVAFLKAVDRVLPKAPVQQVSNSDKTKAARPLLGAGH; from the coding sequence ATGCGCGCGATTTTCATTCTCTACATCCAGATCATGGTTTTGGCCTCGGGCTTCACCCAGACGGCTTATGGACTCCAGTTCCAACGCTACCATGCTCAGGAAGAGATCGCTCAATATCTTCGCAGTCGCGCGCAAAATTATCCAGATGTGGCACGCTTTGTTGTCCTGGGACAATCCCTTCAGGGCCGCGAGATCGCGTATGTCGCGATCAGTAAAAACTGGAGCCCTGACGTCCCCGCCATCTATTTCAATGGCACTCATCATGGAAACGAAAAGGCTTCGACGGAAGCTGTGCTGGGTTTGATTGATTTTCTGATCCATCAGCGCGACCGTACCGATGTTGATCGGCTTCTGCGGAAGTATCGCATCGTCCTGCAGCCTTTGGTCAATCCGGATGGTCACGCGGCCAATCTGCGAACCGATTCTCAGGGTGTCGATCCCAACCGGGATTATGCCACGCCCACACGCCCCGAGTCAGAGGCTTTCCGCCTTGTGGAAACACGCCTCGTCCGTCGTCTTTTGAGTAATGAACGCGTGGTGGCCTCGGCGGCCTTTCACTCTGGACTGGAAGCGGTGCTCTGGCCCTGGTGTCATACACCGTCAACGAGCCGACATGATCCGATCTTCAAGTCCCTCGGTCAAAGTGTGGCGCGAACCATGGGCATGCCTAAATACACGCAATCGTTCCACGACTACCAGACCGACGGTGAATTCATCGACTTTGCCTATATGAAGTTTGGCGTCTATGCCTTGACCCTTGAGGTCGCTCATGAGGCGACACCCGACGCCGAGCAGCTCCCCGCCATTGTTCAGCGCGCTGTGAACGGCTCGGTGGCCTTTTTGAAGGCTGTGGATCGCGTTCTGCCCAAAGCTCCTGTTCAGCAGGTCAGCAACAGCGACAAGACCAAGGCGGCCCGGCCTCTTCTTGGAGCCGGTCACTAA
- a CDS encoding GNAT family N-acetyltransferase yields MALSYRIREAALDDNERLIELVRRCPMRGQLQVYLDRYPDFFAMTRLQGDRSYIYVAEDVRGDLVGSVVLIERQEYWHGKLVKVLHIGDLRTHPAWRGTRIAAKFVEIYRHKLLSEGYHHGSAEIMEGNAAPVKAQRLLGDAIKVCYDGAIDFYQLLPIWNYRPSKHYRYRTAGPEDLPAIAALLSRSYESSPGAPAFTEEFLARSIEAHGSFGLQNIWLAENEAGEILACLGTWDQKSLRRTVAVRLSRFFRLVVRLLAWLGAIWKVPPVPVEGRPLRYLYLRWPACQPTAVSALRNLVRVVMREVRQQGEHQFVAVGFHEKDRLKQCLRAIIRVKTKVHLYSHQVKAAAEPTALMQASGEKAPYVDVALI; encoded by the coding sequence ATGGCCTTATCGTATCGTATCCGTGAAGCTGCTCTGGATGATAATGAACGGCTGATCGAATTGGTTCGCCGTTGTCCGATGCGCGGTCAGCTTCAGGTCTACCTCGACCGTTATCCTGATTTTTTTGCGATGACCAGACTGCAGGGCGATCGCTCGTATATTTACGTCGCGGAAGATGTCCGGGGTGATCTGGTCGGCTCGGTGGTCTTGATTGAGCGACAGGAATACTGGCACGGGAAACTGGTCAAGGTTCTTCACATCGGCGATCTGCGCACCCATCCCGCCTGGCGAGGAACCCGCATTGCGGCGAAGTTTGTCGAGATCTATCGGCATAAACTTTTGAGCGAGGGCTATCATCACGGCAGCGCCGAAATCATGGAGGGCAACGCCGCCCCGGTCAAAGCCCAGCGTCTTCTGGGGGACGCGATCAAGGTATGTTATGATGGCGCAATCGACTTCTATCAGCTCCTTCCCATCTGGAACTATCGGCCTTCCAAACACTACCGCTATCGCACGGCCGGACCCGAGGATTTGCCTGCAATCGCGGCGCTTCTGAGCCGCAGCTACGAAAGCAGTCCGGGAGCCCCAGCCTTTACCGAGGAATTTCTGGCTCGTTCGATTGAAGCCCATGGTTCGTTCGGCCTGCAGAATATCTGGCTGGCGGAAAATGAAGCGGGCGAGATCCTGGCCTGCCTCGGCACCTGGGACCAAAAGAGCCTCCGCCGCACAGTGGCAGTTCGTCTGAGTCGATTCTTTCGGCTGGTGGTCCGTCTTCTGGCCTGGCTCGGGGCGATCTGGAAGGTCCCGCCGGTTCCGGTCGAAGGTCGGCCTCTCCGTTATCTCTATCTGCGCTGGCCGGCTTGTCAGCCTACAGCTGTTTCCGCTCTACGGAATCTCGTGCGCGTTGTCATGCGCGAGGTCAGACAGCAGGGCGAGCATCAGTTCGTGGCCGTTGGCTTTCATGAAAAAGATAGGCTCAAACAATGTCTTCGCGCTATAATTCGAGTCAAGACCAAGGTTCATCTTTATTCACATCAAGTCAAAGCAGCTGCGGAGCCAACGGCCCTGATGCAGGCGTCCGGGGAAAAAGCTCCGTACGTTGACGTTGCCTTGATCTAG
- a CDS encoding PstS family phosphate ABC transporter substrate-binding protein: MKRQLFFGSLWIGTSLFAQAYAGSLTLKGSDTLAPYMEDAIRASALDTNLVYQGGGSSLGESALINEEQHLAPMSRAFKPEQLQKAAAAGIQIVEHVIGLDGVGVFVNKSNSTVSLTLDQLKKIYSCEISNWSAVGGQDKAIVAYRRDDASGTTDTFKSLLGLASFGSCVQVLNDTAAIADLTAKEAAAVGYSGLSAIRDGNRELPLARTADAQAYAPSPANIRSFDYPLARRLYIYEAVGTLTEGEQTLLSNIRDRSFSDPILTKHDFFTLD; encoded by the coding sequence ATGAAGCGCCAACTGTTTTTCGGCTCACTCTGGATCGGCACATCTCTTTTCGCTCAGGCTTATGCGGGTTCTTTGACTTTGAAAGGTTCCGATACACTCGCCCCCTATATGGAGGATGCGATTCGCGCCAGTGCCCTCGACACGAATCTTGTTTATCAGGGCGGCGGTTCAAGCCTCGGTGAATCGGCCTTGATCAATGAGGAGCAGCACCTGGCTCCCATGTCGCGCGCCTTCAAACCCGAGCAGCTTCAAAAAGCGGCCGCCGCGGGTATCCAGATCGTCGAGCACGTGATCGGTTTGGATGGCGTTGGCGTCTTTGTCAATAAAAGCAATAGCACTGTGTCCCTTACTTTGGACCAGCTGAAAAAAATTTATAGCTGCGAGATCAGCAACTGGTCAGCCGTCGGCGGTCAGGATAAAGCCATCGTAGCCTATCGTCGCGATGATGCCTCGGGCACCACGGACACCTTCAAATCCCTGCTTGGCCTTGCAAGCTTCGGCAGCTGCGTTCAGGTTCTGAATGATACGGCCGCGATTGCTGATCTTACTGCGAAGGAAGCTGCGGCGGTCGGTTACTCGGGTCTTTCCGCAATTCGCGACGGCAACCGTGAACTGCCCCTCGCCAGGACCGCAGACGCTCAGGCCTATGCGCCAAGCCCTGCGAACATTCGCAGCTTTGATTATCCCCTCGCCCGCCGTCTTTATATTTATGAAGCCGTCGGCACTCTGACCGAAGGCGAGCAGACTCTTTTGAGCAACATCCGGGATCGTTCCTTCTCGGACCCGATCCTGACGAAACATGATTTCTTCACGCTTGATTGA